One region of Hugenholtzia roseola DSM 9546 genomic DNA includes:
- a CDS encoding helix-turn-helix domain-containing protein, translated as MKMRVGQRLLTFRQERKLRQVEMAELLGVSPATYSRIERDESSLEFEQIIRIAQTLEVSVQDFLPESLLFRGFLDKEMPPLSEKQEKEISTVCLLERKLKLKEQENQFLQEKIAFLEKELERLHLLLEQKKTIS; from the coding sequence ATGAAAATGCGAGTTGGACAACGTCTTTTAACTTTTCGCCAAGAGCGCAAGCTCAGGCAGGTAGAAATGGCTGAACTTTTAGGGGTTTCCCCTGCTACCTATTCGCGCATCGAGCGCGACGAAAGCAGTTTGGAATTTGAGCAAATCATACGCATTGCGCAAACCTTAGAAGTTTCTGTGCAGGATTTTCTACCAGAATCACTTTTGTTTAGAGGCTTCTTAGATAAAGAAATGCCGCCGCTATCGGAAAAGCAAGAAAAAGAAATTAGCACCGTTTGCCTTTTAGAGCGCAAACTGAAACTTAAAGAGCAGGAAAATCAGTTCTTACAAGAAAAAATCGCCTTTTTAGAAAAGGAGTTAGAACGCCTGCACCTTCTTTTAGAACAAAAAAAAACAATTAGTTGA
- the ahcY gene encoding adenosylhomocysteinase: protein MVETRLPYKVKDITLAEWGRREMELAEAEMPGLMALREEYGASKPLKGARIAGCLHMTIQTAVLIETLVALGADVQWSSCNIFSTQDHAAAAIAATGVPVFAWKGMTEEEYEWCIEQTLFFGEGREPLNMILDDGGDLTNVVLDRYPELAAHVKGISEETTTGVHRLYERVKKGTLPMPAINVNDSVTKSKFDNKYGCKESCVDAIRRATDIMMAGKVAVVAGYGDVGKGSAASLRGAGARVIVTEIDPICALQAAMDGFQVMPMAKAIQVADIVVTATGNKDIIKGEHFLAIKDKAIVCNIGHFDNELDMAWLNKNYGKHKVQIKPQVDIYTLEGGKQVIVLAEGRLVNLGCGTGHPSFVMSNSFTNQVLAQIELWTNGANYENNVYTLPMHLDEKVAALHLKKLGIELDVLTEDQAAYIGVTPEGPFKPSYYRY, encoded by the coding sequence ATGGTCGAGACAAGACTTCCGTATAAAGTAAAAGACATTACCCTTGCAGAATGGGGCAGACGTGAAATGGAATTAGCAGAGGCAGAGATGCCGGGCTTGATGGCGTTGCGCGAAGAGTATGGCGCAAGCAAGCCTTTGAAAGGAGCGCGCATAGCGGGCTGTTTGCACATGACTATCCAGACCGCCGTATTGATAGAAACCTTAGTAGCCTTAGGTGCGGACGTACAGTGGTCGTCGTGCAATATTTTTTCTACACAAGACCATGCCGCTGCTGCGATTGCTGCCACAGGCGTACCCGTCTTTGCGTGGAAGGGCATGACCGAAGAAGAATATGAGTGGTGCATCGAGCAGACGTTATTTTTTGGCGAAGGGCGTGAGCCGTTGAATATGATTCTCGATGACGGCGGCGACCTTACCAATGTCGTTTTAGATAGATACCCCGAACTTGCTGCACACGTCAAAGGCATTTCGGAAGAAACCACTACGGGCGTACATCGCTTGTATGAGCGTGTCAAGAAAGGCACTTTGCCGATGCCTGCTATCAATGTCAATGACTCGGTTACGAAGTCGAAATTTGATAACAAGTACGGCTGTAAAGAATCTTGTGTAGATGCCATTCGCCGCGCTACCGACATCATGATGGCGGGCAAAGTGGCAGTAGTAGCAGGATACGGCGACGTAGGCAAAGGCTCTGCCGCCTCCTTGCGTGGTGCAGGTGCGCGTGTTATCGTTACCGAAATTGACCCTATCTGTGCCTTACAAGCCGCTATGGACGGTTTTCAGGTCATGCCTATGGCAAAAGCCATTCAGGTAGCCGACATCGTCGTTACGGCAACAGGCAATAAGGACATCATCAAAGGCGAACACTTCTTGGCTATCAAGGACAAAGCCATCGTGTGTAATATCGGACACTTCGACAACGAACTCGACATGGCGTGGCTCAACAAAAACTACGGCAAGCACAAAGTTCAAATCAAACCACAGGTAGATATCTACACCCTCGAAGGCGGCAAGCAAGTTATCGTTCTTGCCGAAGGTCGTTTGGTCAATTTGGGCTGCGGCACAGGACACCCTTCTTTTGTCATGTCTAATTCTTTCACCAACCAAGTCTTGGCACAAATCGAGCTTTGGACAAATGGCGCAAACTACGAAAACAACGTCTATACGCTTCCTATGCACTTAGACGAAAAAGTAGCCGCTTTGCACCTCAAAAAATTAGGCATCGAGTTGGACGTTCTCACCGAAGACCAAGCCGCTTATATCGGCGTTACGCCCGAAGGACCCTTTAAGCCCTCTTATTATCGCTATTAA
- a CDS encoding AlbA family DNA-binding domain-containing protein, with protein sequence MFSKHVSQLTYDDIEDLVSVRKEREGYHLDFKGEFGNPDKAKKELSKDFTAFANSGGGFLVIGVDKNYNIIGVDKKVNNKDIDEWINQIISTNIEPPIFYFDPKTIEIPNSDKIIVVIYIPESTKKPHITTEHNNYFIRLNDSSKPANHNQIRDMFEFSKNRTDEFNAFLKKRNLEDEDDASFGLNRNSKSLFSTVVNETNFPKPLVLFSLIPKFPKEEKINLSVSELRDWLKRNATGYYPDPSKSLYQSSYFYDLKLDGILLKNILVYEREINSYFEILNNGFVEAGLSNSIIYPYKNKQTNNDEVAIHLTDIITYEMLLLGFSKKFYELIKYYDDVLLQISFVNMLNLKPYGFHYNYDNFRTRELDSLYNKQHNNFKLNFRFNPKTLTENDILTIAKNHSEKIGRVFGLEYDRCFVDDKLSPVRGSLI encoded by the coding sequence ATGTTTTCTAAACATGTTTCACAACTGACATACGATGACATTGAAGATTTAGTTTCTGTTCGAAAAGAACGAGAAGGCTATCACTTAGATTTTAAGGGCGAGTTTGGTAATCCTGACAAAGCAAAAAAAGAACTTTCAAAGGATTTTACCGCCTTTGCAAATTCGGGAGGTGGCTTTTTAGTTATTGGGGTTGATAAAAATTACAATATAATAGGAGTTGATAAAAAAGTTAATAATAAAGACATTGATGAGTGGATAAATCAAATTATTAGTACAAATATAGAACCGCCAATTTTTTATTTTGACCCCAAAACTATTGAAATACCTAATAGCGATAAAATTATTGTCGTTATTTATATTCCTGAAAGTACAAAAAAGCCACATATTACAACCGAACATAATAATTATTTCATTAGATTGAATGATAGCTCAAAACCTGCAAACCATAACCAAATCAGAGATATGTTTGAATTTTCAAAAAATAGAACGGACGAGTTTAATGCTTTCCTCAAAAAAAGAAATCTTGAAGATGAAGATGATGCAAGTTTTGGGTTAAATAGAAATTCTAAAAGTTTATTTTCCACAGTAGTTAACGAAACAAATTTTCCAAAACCTCTCGTACTTTTTTCTTTAATTCCAAAATTTCCTAAGGAAGAAAAAATTAACTTATCTGTTTCTGAACTTAGGGATTGGCTTAAGCGAAATGCAACTGGTTACTATCCAGACCCTTCAAAGTCATTATACCAATCTTCTTATTTTTATGATTTAAAACTTGATGGGATTTTATTAAAAAATATATTAGTTTACGAACGTGAAATAAATTCTTATTTTGAAATTTTGAATAATGGTTTTGTTGAAGCAGGATTATCAAATTCAATAATTTATCCATATAAAAATAAACAAACAAATAATGATGAAGTTGCAATTCATTTGACAGATATTATTACGTATGAGATGCTTTTATTAGGATTTTCAAAAAAGTTCTACGAGTTGATAAAATATTATGATGACGTACTGCTTCAAATTAGTTTTGTAAATATGTTAAATTTAAAACCTTATGGATTTCATTATAATTATGATAATTTTCGAACAAGAGAGTTAGATTCTCTTTATAATAAACAACATAATAATTTTAAGCTAAATTTTAGATTTAATCCAAAAACACTCACTGAAAACGATATTTTAACAATAGCCAAAAATCATTCAGAAAAAATTGGTAGAGTGTTTGGGCTTGAATACGACCGTTGTTTTGTTGATGACAAATTGAGTCCAGTGCGAGGTAGTCTTATTTGA
- a CDS encoding Eco57I restriction-modification methylase domain-containing protein, translated as MLFQTTILQKYLQAQEKDAAQKERVQTAWRNFKAHFHNPKVQENIRNSKEEQYQGEFLIDLFVKVLGYTKNPNPDFNLTTELKNVKDSKKADGAILLKDAQDPKKDPYVAAVIELKGTQTTDLGKIETQAFGYKNNQPKCTYVLTSNFEKIRLYVENAIEHIEFNLFKLSEKEFQVLYLLLAYPNLKDHLPKRIKEESQNQEDVITKKLYQDYSTFKEQLFENLVAKNPNYEPLLLFKKSQKLLDRFLFIFFAEDRQLLQPHSISEILAQWKRMKNWNYYLPLYTHYRHYFQFLNEGLQNDELHIFPYNGGLFKPDEVLDNVQIDDEILYHHTLLLSEYDFASEVDVNILGHIFENSLHEWEEVKARFAGENTEKKQTKRKKDGIFYTPKFITQYIIAETVGKLCNEKKNDLGLKEEDFVADKKRHQKEKLALLELLKKYRSWLLEITIIDPACGSGAFLNEALNFLIEEHYYIDELQAKLLGDALVLSDVERSILERNLFGVDINEESVEIAKLSLWLRTARPNRKLNDLNQNIKCGNSLLGFEWEKEFAQVFAKGGFDVVIGNPPYVQLQSQRELSLSLEKAGYQTYEKTGDLYCLFYEKGNLILKNGGLLGYITSNKWLRAGYGKSLREYVRRQTQPLLLVDLGAGIFESATVDSNILIFEKTNCILEEDKNPKPFTALDLTKEKDFSDFTIYQNQKINFLPQPNDIWTLANPKTLERKRKIEAAGKPLKDWDVQINYGIKTGYNEAFIIDKAKRDELIRQDPKSAELLKPILRGRDVQRYVPEFADLYLIATFPALNLDIEQYPAIKNYLESFGEKLHQTGESYKDENGILQKTRKKTSNKWFETQDQIGYYQDFEKPKIIYPNMTLYLPFVYDTKGYYINDKGFILTSNNDVSLKYFLVYFNSNFAKEWIRENCPELQGGTRELRKVVFENIPIPEPSASDLPLFESLCDGMLSDYGLLSQLQNGFLGNLRREFGLESLSRALSDWASLSYKDFLAALAKQKVSLSLSQKAEWESYFEQSIAQVADLKQKINQRDAEIEARVRDLYGL; from the coding sequence ATGCTCTTCCAAACCACCATTTTGCAGAAATATTTGCAGGCGCAAGAAAAAGATGCCGCCCAAAAGGAGCGCGTCCAGACCGCTTGGCGCAATTTTAAAGCCCATTTCCACAACCCCAAAGTGCAGGAAAATATCCGAAATAGTAAGGAAGAACAGTATCAAGGTGAATTTTTAATAGACCTTTTCGTGAAAGTTTTGGGATATACCAAGAACCCAAACCCCGATTTTAACCTCACTACCGAACTCAAAAATGTAAAAGATAGCAAAAAAGCAGACGGCGCAATCCTACTCAAAGACGCACAAGACCCCAAAAAAGACCCCTACGTGGCGGCGGTCATAGAGCTAAAAGGCACTCAAACGACCGATTTGGGCAAAATTGAAACGCAGGCTTTTGGATACAAAAACAACCAACCCAAATGCACCTACGTCCTGACTTCGAATTTTGAAAAGATAAGATTGTATGTAGAAAATGCCATTGAGCATATAGAATTTAACCTTTTCAAGCTCTCCGAAAAAGAGTTTCAGGTGCTATACCTGCTTTTGGCTTATCCAAATTTGAAAGACCACCTGCCCAAACGAATTAAAGAAGAGTCCCAAAATCAGGAAGATGTCATTACAAAAAAATTATATCAAGATTATTCTACTTTTAAAGAACAACTTTTTGAGAACCTTGTCGCTAAAAATCCTAACTATGAGCCGCTGCTACTTTTCAAAAAGTCGCAAAAACTTTTAGATAGGTTTTTATTTATCTTTTTTGCCGAAGATAGACAACTTTTACAACCACATTCCATTTCCGAAATTCTGGCGCAATGGAAGCGCATGAAAAATTGGAACTACTACCTGCCTTTATATACGCACTATCGCCACTATTTTCAGTTTCTAAACGAAGGACTGCAAAACGACGAACTGCACATTTTCCCCTACAATGGCGGACTTTTCAAGCCCGACGAGGTATTGGATAATGTCCAAATTGATGATGAAATTTTGTACCATCATACCTTGCTTTTATCTGAATATGATTTTGCAAGTGAAGTAGATGTCAATATTTTGGGGCATATCTTTGAAAATTCCCTGCACGAATGGGAGGAAGTAAAGGCGCGTTTTGCAGGGGAGAATACCGAAAAAAAGCAAACCAAGCGCAAAAAAGACGGCATCTTTTATACCCCCAAATTTATTACGCAGTACATCATAGCCGAAACAGTAGGCAAACTTTGTAACGAAAAGAAAAACGATTTAGGGCTAAAAGAAGAAGATTTTGTAGCCGACAAAAAACGACATCAGAAAGAAAAATTAGCACTTTTAGAACTATTAAAAAAGTATAGAAGTTGGCTTTTAGAAATTACCATCATAGACCCTGCCTGCGGTAGTGGGGCTTTTCTAAATGAAGCACTTAATTTTTTGATTGAAGAACATTATTATATAGACGAACTACAAGCCAAACTTTTGGGCGACGCGCTGGTGCTTTCTGATGTAGAACGCAGCATTTTGGAGCGAAACCTCTTTGGCGTTGATATCAATGAAGAAAGTGTAGAAATTGCCAAACTTTCACTTTGGCTAAGAACGGCAAGACCGAATAGAAAACTAAATGATTTAAACCAAAACATAAAATGTGGAAATTCGCTGCTCGGTTTTGAGTGGGAAAAGGAATTTGCGCAGGTCTTTGCAAAGGGCGGTTTTGATGTCGTTATTGGAAATCCGCCGTATGTGCAGCTACAATCGCAGCGCGAACTTTCGCTAAGTTTGGAAAAGGCGGGCTATCAGACCTATGAAAAAACAGGCGATTTGTACTGTCTTTTCTATGAAAAAGGCAATCTTATTTTAAAAAATGGCGGACTTTTGGGCTATATCACCTCTAATAAATGGCTTCGGGCAGGCTATGGAAAATCCTTGCGCGAATATGTGCGTAGGCAGACGCAGCCCCTGCTGCTCGTAGATTTGGGGGCAGGAATTTTTGAAAGTGCGACCGTAGATTCTAATATTCTGATTTTTGAAAAAACAAATTGCATATTAGAAGAAGATAAAAATCCCAAACCTTTTACTGCCTTAGACCTAACAAAGGAAAAAGATTTTTCCGATTTTACAATTTATCAAAATCAAAAAATAAACTTCCTACCACAACCAAACGACATCTGGACGCTGGCAAACCCCAAAACGCTGGAAAGAAAGCGAAAAATTGAAGCCGCTGGAAAGCCGCTCAAAGATTGGGACGTACAAATCAATTATGGCATCAAGACAGGCTACAATGAGGCTTTTATCATCGACAAGGCAAAGCGCGACGAGCTTATCCGACAAGACCCCAAGTCGGCAGAGCTACTCAAACCCATTTTGAGAGGCAGAGATGTGCAGCGGTATGTACCCGAATTTGCAGATTTGTATTTGATCGCTACTTTTCCCGCCCTCAATTTGGACATAGAACAATATCCTGCTATCAAAAATTATTTAGAAAGTTTTGGTGAAAAATTGCACCAAACAGGCGAATCTTACAAAGACGAAAACGGAATTTTACAAAAAACACGTAAGAAAACTTCTAATAAATGGTTTGAAACACAAGACCAAATTGGATATTACCAAGATTTTGAAAAACCAAAGATTATTTACCCAAACATGACGCTCTACCTGCCTTTTGTGTATGATACGAAAGGTTATTACATCAATGACAAGGGCTTTATCTTAACATCAAACAATGACGTTAGTTTAAAATATTTTTTAGTTTATTTTAATTCAAATTTTGCGAAGGAATGGATACGTGAAAACTGCCCCGAATTGCAGGGCGGCACAAGAGAATTGCGCAAAGTTGTTTTTGAAAATATCCCGATTCCCGAACCTTCCGCTTCGGACTTGCCGCTTTTCGAGTCTTTGTGTGATGGCATGTTGTCGGATTATGGTTTATTGTCGCAACTACAAAATGGCTTTTTGGGCAACCTGCGTCGAGAATTTGGCTTAGAAAGCCTTTCGCGTGCCTTGTCGGATTGGGCTTCCCTTTCCTACAAAGACTTTTTGGCAGCCCTTGCCAAACAAAAAGTATCGCTTTCGCTTTCGCAAAAAGCCGAATGGGAAAGCTATTTTGAGCAGTCTATTGCCCAAGTTGCCGACCTCAAACAAAAAATAAACCAAAGAGATGCCGAAATAGAAGCGCGTGTGCGCGATTTATACGGACTTTGA
- a CDS encoding HsdM family class I SAM-dependent methyltransferase, whose product MQNLLFSLANIFFFAVICLYFGSVKKAHRKMEKALRYLEKIDFKEENGLVLCDSFEAVRYDAERLQVATVAKKLGAKAILFRRFYDLDGEYKNSKPSVYIFDDEELLNLNGTKATELHAKIWSAGEVEVYMIVGKTELKIINARRPAEIKDNALSLDGLKLWADALENFNDQRFSAHIFGKGMFWEQEDFGSEKAKLFYKNRLKEENTPFHQLLDYLLETRKTIKIVNQKTTDRLIIICVLIKFLEGIQDDDGKHTLKAIYRDLDVNNLEEALEKDLDSFFSILYNLAKEFNGQIFTILDDEKTEILNSNTIGLLAQFLRAKLDIKTKQFFIWEQYNFNHLPVELISSIYENFLPKQKGVVYTPPFLVNFLIDEIMPLDKPALSPNNEFKILDPSCGSGAFLVAAYKRLLDWWTIQHSTKEKLQFPDKEVCQTLLEKNIFGVDIEPTATLITIFSLTTTLLNKLTPKEIWNGLKFNDLRENIQTQNFFEWASTVSKDFDLVVGNPPFNKENQTANANIKLTEQQVTKLNLKHYNKEGNKFALLFFEGAMALGKKTCLIIPSNVLLYNKNAQEYRKDIFTDFTVHKIFDFTHLRRILFGNAEVPVCAIISENKKSEQKPIEHTIIHRIETTEKKIAFQIDHYDRHFVRWDWATDETKQFIWKTNLLGGGSLFHLIYRLSLLENLDSFIKQRSTTDNEWIFNIGYIVGKSKKKYDAPHIYMKESIITETFLEDGTFKTRIETEDKCSEPRKPLLFEPPLLIIKCLIGKKNIPIAFLDSAIRFKDRIVGLHAPKIYREDLQKIYFNLKYNFKSLYHLILLAISAETLINKENTFSKEDLLILPFPENEEYLQLSETEKIIQNDVLEYYRHLGKSVNGDAKKLYTKVTQAQLEEFGEIFCNTMNEEHDHAEENRAWQIGNVYETDSFVAYQFIFGEIQNNSIFEVRKTDLQHLQNLVFNTEENSSAIFVRVLRYYGSNEEYDFVWLIKPNTMRYWFNSIALRDADDTFTDYFEIGY is encoded by the coding sequence GTGCAGAATTTGCTCTTTTCTCTTGCAAATATATTTTTTTTTGCCGTTATTTGCCTTTATTTTGGTAGTGTTAAAAAAGCGCACAGAAAGATGGAAAAGGCTCTTAGGTATCTCGAAAAGATTGATTTTAAGGAAGAAAATGGGCTTGTCCTTTGCGATAGCTTCGAAGCGGTGCGCTATGATGCCGAGCGATTGCAAGTAGCCACTGTTGCTAAAAAATTAGGTGCTAAAGCAATTTTATTTAGAAGATTTTATGATTTAGATGGGGAATATAAAAACTCGAAACCAAGCGTCTATATTTTTGATGATGAGGAATTATTGAACTTAAATGGCACAAAAGCCACTGAACTTCACGCCAAAATTTGGAGTGCAGGCGAAGTTGAGGTATATATGATTGTGGGCAAAACTGAACTCAAAATTATCAATGCTCGCCGTCCTGCCGAAATAAAAGATAATGCTTTAAGTCTTGATGGCTTAAAACTTTGGGCTGATGCCTTAGAAAATTTCAACGACCAACGTTTTTCTGCCCACATTTTTGGGAAAGGAATGTTTTGGGAGCAGGAGGATTTTGGAAGTGAAAAAGCCAAATTATTTTATAAAAATCGTTTAAAAGAAGAAAATACGCCTTTTCATCAGTTGTTAGACTATTTATTAGAAACTCGTAAAACGATTAAAATTGTAAATCAAAAAACTACCGATAGACTGATTATTATTTGCGTGCTTATCAAATTTTTGGAAGGCATACAAGACGACGACGGAAAACATACTTTAAAAGCTATTTATAGAGATTTAGACGTTAATAACTTAGAAGAAGCCTTAGAAAAGGACTTAGATAGCTTCTTTTCCATTTTATATAATTTGGCAAAAGAATTTAATGGACAAATATTTACTATTTTGGATGATGAAAAAACAGAAATCCTAAATAGCAATACTATCGGTTTATTAGCTCAATTTTTACGTGCAAAACTTGATATTAAAACGAAACAATTTTTTATTTGGGAACAGTATAATTTTAATCATTTACCTGTTGAGCTGATTAGTTCGATTTACGAAAATTTCTTGCCCAAACAAAAAGGCGTAGTTTATACGCCTCCTTTCTTAGTCAATTTTTTGATTGACGAAATAATGCCATTAGATAAACCTGCTTTATCCCCAAATAATGAGTTTAAAATTCTTGACCCAAGTTGCGGTTCAGGTGCTTTTTTGGTAGCGGCTTACAAAAGATTATTGGATTGGTGGACTATACAACATTCCACAAAAGAAAAATTACAGTTTCCTGACAAAGAAGTCTGCCAAACTTTATTGGAAAAAAATATTTTTGGGGTGGATATTGAACCAACGGCTACCTTGATTACTATTTTTAGTTTGACAACTACGCTTTTGAACAAACTTACGCCCAAAGAAATTTGGAATGGTTTGAAGTTCAATGATTTGCGAGAAAATATCCAAACCCAAAACTTTTTTGAGTGGGCAAGTACCGTAAGCAAAGATTTTGATTTGGTAGTGGGGAATCCTCCATTTAATAAGGAAAATCAGACAGCTAATGCAAATATTAAACTCACTGAGCAGCAAGTAACAAAACTAAATTTAAAACATTACAATAAGGAAGGTAACAAATTTGCTCTTTTGTTTTTTGAGGGCGCAATGGCTTTGGGTAAAAAAACTTGTTTGATTATACCTTCAAATGTACTGTTATATAACAAAAATGCACAAGAATATCGCAAAGATATTTTTACAGATTTTACAGTTCATAAAATTTTTGATTTTACACATTTACGAAGAATATTATTCGGAAACGCAGAAGTTCCTGTTTGTGCCATTATTTCAGAAAACAAAAAATCTGAACAAAAGCCCATTGAACACACGATTATTCACAGAATTGAAACTACCGAAAAGAAAATTGCTTTTCAGATAGACCATTACGACCGTCATTTTGTGCGTTGGGATTGGGCAACAGACGAAACCAAACAATTTATTTGGAAAACCAATTTATTGGGCGGAGGAAGTTTGTTTCATTTGATTTATCGGTTGAGTTTGTTGGAAAATTTGGATAGTTTCATCAAACAAAGAAGCACAACTGACAATGAATGGATTTTTAATATTGGGTATATTGTAGGTAAAAGTAAAAAAAAGTATGATGCCCCTCATATCTATATGAAAGAATCTATTATTACTGAAACTTTCTTAGAAGATGGTACTTTTAAAACAAGAATTGAAACAGAAGATAAATGCTCTGAGCCTCGAAAGCCTCTGTTATTTGAACCACCTTTGTTAATTATTAAATGTTTGATTGGGAAAAAAAATATTCCTATTGCATTTTTAGATAGTGCTATAAGATTTAAAGATAGAATAGTAGGACTTCATGCACCTAAAATATATCGTGAAGACTTACAAAAAATATACTTTAACCTTAAATATAATTTTAAATCTCTGTATCATTTAATCTTATTAGCTATAAGTGCAGAAACTTTAATTAACAAAGAAAACACTTTTAGTAAAGAAGACTTATTAATACTTCCTTTCCCCGAAAATGAAGAATATTTACAACTTTCCGAAACCGAAAAAATCATTCAAAATGATGTTTTGGAATATTATAGGCATTTAGGCAAATCTGTAAATGGTGATGCAAAAAAACTTTATACAAAAGTAACCCAAGCCCAACTCGAAGAATTTGGGGAGATTTTTTGCAATACCATGAATGAGGAACACGACCACGCCGAAGAAAATAGGGCTTGGCAAATAGGTAATGTTTATGAAACTGATAGTTTTGTTGCCTATCAGTTTATTTTTGGTGAAATTCAAAATAATAGTATATTTGAAGTTAGAAAAACGGATTTGCAGCATTTGCAAAACCTTGTTTTTAATACAGAAGAAAATTCCAGTGCTATCTTTGTTCGTGTGCTGCGATATTATGGCAGTAATGAAGAATATGATTTTGTATGGTTAATCAAACCCAATACAATGCGCTACTGGTTCAATTCTATTGCATTGAGAGATGCAGATGATACTTTTACTGACTATTTCGAAATTGGTTACTAA
- a CDS encoding leucine-rich repeat domain-containing protein, whose amino-acid sequence MKKILFIFILLLSISSFLIQTYSNKETQNSSPQEFSKNRVRDSLDANDLLLPLFESKLPWVTHNENYHNYMLVDKNKLLINPLAWEAREKGINLNTPPIDTTKSAPSLAVALQNPLEIEELCIGLKERNLTSIPDEIVELKNLKKIFIKNIIFKDFSKDIEKLSKLSKLTSIDIVACSITHIPSNISLLKSVEVLSFHHTKFSNLPEEFCDLENLLYLNIREAQALTKLPQNFGKLKKLEYLEIVRTRITSLPESIGECKNLLHINLISNNLNKLPSNFGNLENLSYLTLANNKLSNLPESFGQLRRLRIVDISNNQITDLPKNLSSMTNLITFWLVKNKLNKFPNSIIDLKKLSGLYITKNNINFIPYDLAKNTSIEQLKIEKENLPKDNIDSLKAYKPDLQVFTHTEELRKR is encoded by the coding sequence ATGAAAAAAATATTATTTATTTTTATACTACTACTTTCTATAAGTAGTTTTTTAATACAGACCTACTCCAACAAAGAAACGCAAAACTCATCTCCGCAAGAGTTTTCTAAAAATCGAGTGCGCGACAGCTTAGATGCAAACGACTTGCTTTTGCCCTTATTTGAAAGTAAACTTCCTTGGGTTACCCATAATGAAAATTATCATAACTATATGCTCGTAGATAAAAACAAATTACTTATAAATCCACTTGCTTGGGAAGCAAGGGAAAAAGGAATCAATCTTAATACGCCTCCTATAGATACAACAAAGTCCGCCCCTTCTTTGGCAGTGGCGTTGCAAAACCCTTTAGAAATAGAAGAGCTATGTATAGGATTAAAAGAAAGAAACCTCACCTCTATTCCAGACGAAATAGTTGAACTTAAAAACTTAAAGAAAATTTTTATTAAAAATATTATATTTAAAGATTTTTCTAAAGATATTGAAAAATTATCAAAACTATCAAAACTAACTTCTATTGATATTGTAGCTTGTAGTATTACTCATATTCCTTCAAATATCAGTCTTCTCAAGTCGGTAGAAGTTCTTTCCTTTCATCATACGAAATTCTCAAACCTGCCCGAAGAATTTTGCGATTTAGAGAACCTACTTTATCTCAATATAAGAGAAGCTCAAGCATTGACAAAATTACCTCAAAATTTCGGTAAACTGAAAAAATTAGAGTACCTTGAGATTGTTCGAACAAGGATAACAAGCCTTCCAGAGTCCATTGGGGAGTGTAAAAATCTACTGCATATCAATCTGATAAGCAACAACTTAAATAAATTACCCTCTAATTTTGGCAATTTAGAAAACCTTAGCTATCTAACGTTGGCGAACAATAAGCTCTCAAATCTGCCTGAAAGTTTTGGACAACTGCGAAGATTAAGAATAGTGGATATTAGTAATAATCAAATCACAGATTTACCTAAAAATCTTTCAAGTATGACTAATCTTATTACTTTTTGGTTAGTTAAAAATAAACTTAATAAATTTCCAAACTCAATAATAGATTTAAAAAAATTAAGTGGACTTTATATAACAAAAAACAACATTAATTTTATACCTTATGATTTAGCAAAAAATACTTCTATAGAACAACTAAAGATTGAAAAAGAAAATCTACCAAAAGATAATATAGATAGCTTAAAGGCGTACAAGCCTGATTTACAAGTCTTTACTCACACAGAGGAACTCCGCAAACGATAA